One window from the genome of Musa acuminata AAA Group cultivar baxijiao chromosome BXJ1-4, Cavendish_Baxijiao_AAA, whole genome shotgun sequence encodes:
- the LOC135648592 gene encoding uncharacterized protein LOC135648592, giving the protein MTEGCIRAAVEAIHSTPTKAVVYLSGGASQALGWLMSLPGASNTILEVVVPYSKNSMTQLLGKIPAQFVSNQTAEEMALLAYNRALKLSRPGLPVLGVGFTGSLATTYTKHGDHRFYLSTRTCDRLWTSSVTLLKGLRTREEEDRVSSHFLLKAISDACKVSATFSSELYESEVPDEYERQVDEDEELQQIIDGKLCMKIYDFSRDKDTASERMVILPGSFNPLHDGHLRLSEIASSICENGFPCFEISVINPDKPPLSLAEIKSRVEQFRKAGKTVIISNQPYFYKKAEIFPGSAFVIGADTAVRLINPKYYGGSYSQMLEILLGCKRTGCTFLVGGRLVDGVFKVLEDLDIPQELNDMFISIPLEKFCMDISSTEIRKSKNM; this is encoded by the exons ATGACGGAAGGGTGCATTCGAGCAGCGGTCGAAGCTATCCATTCCACCCCCACTAAGGCCGTCGTCTACCTCTCCGGCGGCGCTTCCCAG GCTCTCGGATGGCTGATGTCCCTCCCGGGGGCGTCCAACACGATTCTTGAAGTCGTCGTCCCCTACTCCAAGAATTCCATGACCCAATTGCTCGGCAAG ATTCCTGCACAATTTGTTAGCAACCAAACTGCAGAGGAAATGGCACTGTTGGCATACAATCGTGCATTGAAGCTTTCAAGACCAG GTTTACCAGTTTTGGGTGTTGGATTTACGGGGTCCTTGGCTACTACATATACAAAACATGGAGACCACAG ATTTTACTTGTCTACCCGAACATGTGATCGTCTTTGGACATCAAGTGTTACTTTGTTGAAG GGTTTGCGAACTCGAGAAGAAGAAGACAGGGTTTCCAGTCATTTCTTATTAAAG GCAATTTCAGATGCCTGCAAAGTTTCTGCCACTTTTAGTTCAGAATTGTATGAATCTGAAGTACCCGATGAATatgaaaggcaagttgatgaggaTGAGGAGCTACAACAAATTATTGATGGGAAGCTTTGCATGAAGATTTATGATTTTTCTCGTG ATAAGGACACAGCTTCAGAGAGGATGGTGATATTGCCAGGTTCATTTAATCCATTGCATGATGGACATCTGAGACTCTCGGAAATTGCATCAAG CATCTGTGAGAACGGATTTCCATGCTTCGAGATATCAGTGATCAATCCTGACAAACCACCATTGTCTTTGGCTGAAATTAAAAGTCGAGTAGAACAATTTAGAAAGGCAG GGAAAACTGTTATTATCTCAAACCAGCCATACTTCTATAAGAAAGCAGAAATTTTCCCTGGAAGTGCCTTTGTGATTGGGGCAGACACTGCTGTGAGGCTTATTAAT CCGAAATATTATGGTGGAAGTTATAGCCAAATGCTGGAGATTCTTCTTGGCTGCAAAAGAACAGGTTGCACATTTCTAGTTGGTGGCCGCTTGGTTGATGGAGTTTTCAAG GTTCTTGAAGATCTTGATATTCCTCAAGAGTTGAATGACATGTTCATCTCCATACCACTGGAAAAGTTTTGCATGGATATTTCATCAACCGAGATAAGGAAGAGCAAGAACATGTGA
- the LOC103981709 gene encoding LEAF RUST 10 DISEASE-RESISTANCE LOCUS RECEPTOR-LIKE PROTEIN KINASE-like 2.7, with the protein MLDAKPPPSSLPLPIPLLFLVPLFSIAAVSFASDYACQELSTSCGSVTNITYPFWLANDTDEHFTHCGYPDFKVICRDNTPILSLATDSYTVIYIDYDRRIISLADADILGSADTCPRVRHNLTSLTNFSLAYAPSDANLTFYFNCSDGLTEYMSPCLGKKSFVLTDEMIENNSFVPHNCEAVIVAPVLQEYLKSYQYELANRFREVLHEGFELNWSASTNTTCSHCEQSGGWCGLNKTSSTTSVFSCFCSDGRTASYNCSGSQGKKKKKKLKGTVAGLTLGCFTLLCLFLCVYILRSRKHHEKNEQGVEGFLLRYGSLVPKRYKYSEIKRMTSSFSNKLGQGGYGTVFKGTLKDGHLVAVKVLSETKGNGEEFINEVASISRTSHVNIVSLLGFCLEGPKRALVYDFMPNGSLEQFIYADKSKTETQNLGWEKLYEIAVGVARGLEYLHRGCNTRIVHFDIKPHNILLDQDFHPKISDFGLAKICPPKVSVISMAAARGTFGYIAPEVVTRSIGAVSSKSDVYSYGMMVLEMAGGRKNLDAGVENPSEIYFPHWIYDNLTKYCEVGISGLTSETGEVARKMIMVGLWCIQVNPENRPSMSKVLEMWEGSTGKLEMPPRP; encoded by the exons ATGCTCGATGCAAAACCACCACCGTCATCTCTTCCTCTTCCCATCCCTCTCCTTTTCCTCGTCCCGCTATTCTCCATCGCCGCCGTTAGCTTCGCTTCCGATTACGCCTGCCAGGAACTCTCAACGAGCTGTGGCAGCGTAACCAACATCACCTACCCGTTCTGGCTAGCTAATGATACAGATGAGCATTTCACCCACTGCGGCTACCCAGACTTCAAGGTGATTTGCCGAGACAACACGCCGATTCTCAGCCTTGCCACCGATAGCTACACGGTCATCTACATCGATTACGACCGCCGTATCATCTCCCTCGCCGACGCCGACATCCTCGGCAGTGCGGATACCTGTCCCAGAGTCCGCCACAACCTCACCTCTCTAACCAATTTCTCTCTGGCCTACGCACCCTCCGACGCCAATCTCACCTTCTACTTCAACTGCAGCGACGGCCTCACCGAATACATGAGTCCCTGCCTTGGAAAGAAATCTTTTGTTCTCACAGACGAGATGATCGAGAACAATTCCTTCGTTCCTCACAACTGCGAAGCCGTCATCGTGGCTCCGGTCCTGCAGGAATATCTGAAGTCTTATCAGTATGAACTCGCGAACCGGTTCAGAGAGGTTTTGCACGAAGGATTCGAATTGAACTGGTCGGCGTCCACCAACACCACCTGCAGCCACTGCGAGCAATCCGGTGGGTGGTGTGGGTTGAACAAGACCAGTAGTACGACTTCGGTTTTCTCCTGCTTCTGCTCCGACGGAAGAACAGCATCGTACAATTGTTCAG GCAgccaagggaagaagaagaagaagaaactgaaAG GGACAGTCGCTGGTCTTACACTTGGATGCTTCACTCTGCTATGCCTATTCCTTTGTGTCTATATTCTACGTTCCAGAAAACACCATGAAAAGAATGAGCAGGGTGTCGAAGGCTTCCTACTTCGATATGGTTCCTTGGTCCCGAAGAGATACAAGTACTCAGAAATAAAGAGAATGACCAGTTCCTTCAGTAACAAACTAGGGCAAGGTGGATACGGTACCGTGTTCAAGGGGACTCTCAAAGATGGTCATCTGGTGGCGGTGAAGGTCCTAAGCGAAACCAAAGGCAACGGAGAAGAATTCATCAATGAGGTAGCCAGCATCAGTAGAACATCCCACGTTAACATTGTGAGTCTTCTAGGGTTTTGCTTAGAGGGACCAAAGAGGGCTTTGGTGTATGACTTCATGCCAAATGGGTCCTTGGAGCAGTTCATTTATGCCGATAAATCGAAAACTGAGACACAAAACCTAGGGTGGGAGAAATTATACGAGATCGCCGTCGGTGTTGCCCGAGGCTTAGAATATTTGCACCGGGGATGCAACACCCGTATcgtgcattttgatatcaagcccCACAACATCCTACTAGACCAAGATTTCCACCCCAAGATTTCTGATTTCGGACTTGCCAAGATATGCCCTCCCAAAGTGAGTGTCATTTCAATGGCGGCTGCAAGGGGGACTTTTGGGTACATTGCTCCGGAAGTGGTCACTAGGAGCATCGGAGCTGTATCCAGCAAGTCTGATGTTTATAGCTACGGCATGATGGTGCTTGAGATGGCCGGAGGAAGGAAGAACTTGGATGCAGGAGTGGAAAATCCTAGTGAGATATATTTTCCACATTGGATCTATGACAATCTTACTAAGTACTGTGAGGTGGGCATTTCTGGGTTGACCAGTGAGACAGGAGAGGTTGCGAGAAAGATGATAATGGTTGGATTATGGTGCATACAGGTAAATCCTGAGAATAGACCTTCAATGAGCAAGGTTTTGGAAATGTGGGAAGGAAGCACTGGAAAATTGGAAATGCCACCAAGGCCATAA